The DNA sequence AAATAAGAACGTATTGAAAGCATTTCCACTGTATGAAGGCACCTATTCGGTTGACCAGAGTAAAAAATTCATTCCCTTTGATCCGGCCCTCCATTCGCATAGTGACCGGCCCGGCTCCCTGTTTATAAATGTGCAGCCATTCCTTGTTGATACAGGAAAAGATCTGCTGCTGCTGGATGCCGGACTCGGTTTTACCAATCCGCAAGGCGAGCTGATCCTCCACCGGAATATCCGCGACCTGGGTTACCAGCCGGGTGATGTAAATAAGGTGCTGATGAGCCATTTGCATTTTGATCATTCAGGGGAATGGTGCAGGACCGCTACGGCCGGTACGAACCCAGCTTTCCGCAGGCTGAATATTATGTGCAGCGGGAAGAATTTGAACATGCCCTGCTGAAGCCTTCCCGTTCCTATTACAAGCCCATGCTGGAAGCCATGCAGCGCTCCGGAAACATGGTGCTGCTGGAAGGTAGCGGAACCATCGGAAACGGCATACATTATGAACTGACCGGCGGGCATTCGGAGTTCCACCAGGTATTCCTGCTGGACCTTACCGGCGTTACTTATTTTTTTGGCGGTGACGTCCTACCGGAACCGGAACAGCTTCAACGAAAGTTCATTGCCAAATACGATTTTGATGGCCGGAAATCCATGCAATTACGGCAGGAATACGGGCTAAAAGCCGC is a window from the Anseongella ginsenosidimutans genome containing:
- a CDS encoding MBL fold metallo-hydrolase, whose amino-acid sequence is MKAFPLYEGTYSVDQSKKFIPFDPALHSHSDRPGSLFINVQPFLVDTGKDLLLLDAGLGFTNPQGELILHRNIRDLGYQPGDVNKVLMSHLHFDHSGEWCRTATAGTNPAFRRLNIMCSGKNLNMPC